The Neobacillus sp. OS1-2 genome includes a window with the following:
- the cysE gene encoding serine O-acetyltransferase, giving the protein MFKKFKEDVEVVFEQDPAARSYLEVILTYSGLHAIWSHRIAHAFFNRKLFFLARVISQVSRFFTGIEIHPGAKIGRRFFIDHGMGVVIGETCEIGDNVTIYQGVTLGGTGKEKGKRHPTIKDNVLIATGAKVLGSITIGENSKIGGGSVVLKEVPPNSTVVGIPGRVVIQDGKRIGKDLNHCDLPDPIADRLKEMQAEVNQLKEELFELKEEGIKVNGHSNL; this is encoded by the coding sequence ATGTTCAAAAAGTTTAAGGAGGACGTCGAGGTTGTTTTTGAACAAGATCCTGCGGCAAGGAGTTATCTAGAAGTTATCTTAACGTATTCAGGCTTACATGCGATTTGGTCACATCGAATCGCACACGCGTTCTTTAATCGTAAATTATTCTTTCTGGCACGAGTCATTTCTCAAGTAAGCCGATTTTTTACGGGAATTGAAATCCATCCAGGGGCAAAAATAGGCAGGAGATTTTTTATTGACCACGGTATGGGCGTTGTGATAGGGGAAACGTGTGAAATTGGGGATAATGTAACTATATACCAAGGAGTGACGCTCGGCGGTACGGGGAAAGAAAAAGGGAAACGGCATCCGACGATTAAAGATAATGTCCTGATTGCCACAGGGGCAAAGGTACTGGGGTCGATTACCATCGGCGAAAATTCCAAAATAGGCGGCGGTTCCGTGGTCTTAAAAGAGGTTCCTCCTAATTCGACGGTAGTGGGAATTCCAGGCAGAGTCGTGATCCAGGACGGAAAGCGAATTGGGAAAGATTTAAACCATTGCGACCTGCCGGATCCGATTGCCGACCGCTTAAAAGAAATGCAAGCTGAGGTAAATCAGCTAAAAGAGGAATTGTTTGAATTAAAAGAAGAAGGGATTAAAGTTAATGGCCATTCAAATTTATAA
- the cysS gene encoding cysteine--tRNA ligase → MAIQIYNTLTRKKEAFIPLEEGKVKMYVCGPTVYNYIHIGNARPAITFDTVRRYLEYRGFDVQYVSNFTDVDDKLIRAAHQLGVDVPTVADRFINAYFEDVSALGCEKADVHPRVMENMDIIIDFIQQLVEKDYAYESEGDVYYRTRSFDGYGKLSHQSIDDLQVGARIEVGDRKQDDLDFALWKAAKEGEIFWDSPWGPGRPGWHIECSAMAKKYLGETIDIHAGGQDLTFPHHENEIAQSEALSGKLFSRYWMHNGYINIDNEKMSKSLGNFVLVHDIIKRHNPQVLRFFILSVHYRNPINYSEELLENTKAAYERLTTSYQNLKHRKEASTDLTNNNQEWLDKMAALQESFIEAMDDDFNTALAISVLFELSKLANYYLLEKNTAVEVIDAFTNQFEELFRVLGLTLGSEEMVDEEIDALIEKRNQARKDRNFQLSDQIRDQLKEMNIILEDTAQGTRWKRG, encoded by the coding sequence ATGGCCATTCAAATTTATAATACACTCACAAGAAAAAAAGAAGCCTTCATCCCATTAGAAGAAGGAAAGGTAAAAATGTACGTCTGCGGGCCGACTGTCTATAATTATATCCACATCGGTAATGCCCGTCCGGCGATTACTTTTGATACGGTTCGCCGCTACTTGGAGTACCGCGGCTTTGATGTCCAATATGTCTCTAACTTTACGGATGTTGATGATAAATTGATTCGTGCCGCCCATCAGTTAGGGGTAGATGTCCCAACGGTTGCTGACCGCTTCATCAACGCCTACTTTGAAGATGTTTCCGCTTTAGGCTGTGAAAAAGCGGATGTTCATCCACGGGTAATGGAAAACATGGATATCATTATCGATTTCATTCAGCAATTAGTTGAAAAAGACTATGCCTATGAATCAGAAGGCGACGTTTACTACCGAACACGAAGCTTTGATGGATACGGTAAGCTTTCCCATCAATCGATTGACGATCTGCAAGTTGGAGCAAGGATTGAAGTCGGTGATAGGAAACAAGATGATTTGGACTTTGCTTTATGGAAAGCGGCGAAAGAAGGGGAAATCTTCTGGGATAGCCCTTGGGGACCAGGACGGCCTGGTTGGCATATCGAGTGCTCAGCAATGGCGAAAAAATATCTGGGTGAAACGATTGATATCCATGCCGGCGGTCAAGATTTAACTTTCCCGCACCATGAAAACGAAATTGCCCAATCAGAAGCCTTATCAGGAAAATTATTTTCCCGTTATTGGATGCATAACGGCTATATCAATATTGATAATGAAAAGATGTCAAAATCACTAGGTAATTTCGTGTTAGTGCATGATATTATTAAACGGCATAACCCGCAAGTATTGCGCTTCTTTATCCTATCCGTTCATTATCGTAATCCGATTAATTATAGTGAGGAATTATTGGAGAACACAAAGGCGGCCTATGAACGTTTAACAACTTCATACCAAAATTTAAAACATCGGAAAGAAGCCAGCACAGATTTAACCAATAATAATCAAGAGTGGCTGGATAAAATGGCTGCTTTACAGGAATCATTTATTGAGGCAATGGATGACGACTTTAATACTGCTTTAGCTATTTCAGTTTTATTTGAGCTTTCAAAGCTGGCCAATTACTATCTTTTAGAAAAAAATACAGCGGTGGAGGTCATTGATGCCTTTACAAATCAATTTGAAGAGCTTTTCCGTGTGCTCGGGCTAACACTAGGCAGTGAAGAAATGGTGGATGAAGAAATTGATGCATTGATTGAAAAGCGGAATCAAGCACGGAAGGATCGAAATTTCCAATTGTCTGATCAAATCAGGGATCAGCTGAAGGAAATGAATATTATATTAGAAGATACCGCGCAAGGCACAAGGTGGAAAAGAGGCTAA
- a CDS encoding Mini-ribonuclease 3, producing MLDYENNINAKQLNSLALAYMGDAVFESYVRRHLLYNGKVRPHQLHRLATTYVSAKAQCQVLFKLMEHQVLNEEELAVVMRGRNAKSGTVPKNTDVQTYRYSTAFEALMGYLFLEEKKERLEELVEKAFLYVEEQKGGTVL from the coding sequence ATGCTGGATTATGAAAACAACATCAATGCCAAACAATTGAATAGCCTTGCCTTGGCCTACATGGGCGATGCGGTCTTTGAGTCATATGTGAGGCGACACCTTCTCTATAACGGTAAGGTAAGACCCCATCAATTGCACCGTTTAGCGACAACGTACGTCTCCGCGAAGGCCCAGTGCCAAGTTCTATTTAAACTGATGGAACACCAGGTTTTAAACGAAGAGGAATTAGCAGTGGTGATGCGTGGCAGAAATGCAAAGTCAGGCACGGTTCCAAAAAATACCGATGTTCAGACGTATCGTTACAGCACAGCTTTTGAGGCATTAATGGGCTATTTATTTTTGGAAGAGAAGAAAGAGCGCTTAGAAGAGCTCGTGGAGAAGGCGTTTTTATATGTTGAGGAACAGAAAGGAGGAACGGTACTGTGA
- the rlmB gene encoding 23S rRNA (guanosine(2251)-2'-O)-methyltransferase RlmB, which translates to MNEDYIVGKNPVIEALKSERDINKILIAEGSQRGQMQQITQLAKEAHVIVQYVPKKKIDQISDQNHQGVLAYVAAYQYAEMDDLFAAAEKKNEAPFFLLLDEIEDPHNLGSIMRTADAVGAHGIIIPKRRAVGLTATVAKASTGAIEYIPVVRVTNMARTIDELKERGVWIAGTDAKGKEDYRQLDGTLPLGLVIGSEGKGMGRLIRDKCDFLIQMPMVGKVTSLNASVAASLLMYEVYRKRHPLAR; encoded by the coding sequence GTGAATGAGGACTATATCGTTGGAAAAAATCCCGTTATTGAGGCGCTTAAATCGGAGCGGGATATTAATAAAATTTTAATTGCAGAAGGATCGCAGCGTGGTCAAATGCAACAGATTACGCAATTGGCAAAAGAAGCCCATGTCATTGTCCAATATGTCCCAAAGAAAAAGATTGATCAAATCAGTGATCAAAATCATCAAGGCGTCTTAGCCTATGTTGCTGCCTATCAATATGCAGAAATGGATGATTTATTCGCGGCAGCCGAAAAGAAAAATGAAGCACCTTTCTTTTTGTTGCTGGATGAAATTGAGGATCCGCATAACCTTGGATCGATTATGCGGACAGCTGACGCAGTCGGAGCACACGGCATCATTATTCCAAAGAGAAGGGCTGTTGGTTTAACGGCAACAGTTGCGAAGGCCTCAACAGGTGCGATTGAGTATATACCAGTTGTCCGGGTAACAAATATGGCGCGGACGATCGATGAGTTAAAAGAACGAGGCGTTTGGATTGCTGGTACTGATGCAAAAGGAAAGGAAGATTACCGGCAGCTGGATGGAACACTTCCACTTGGTTTAGTGATCGGCAGTGAGGGAAAAGGAATGGGACGGCTAATTCGTGATAAATGTGATTTTCTGATTCAAATGCCGATGGTCGGGAAAGTGACCTCGTTAAATGCTTCAGTTGCTGCATCCTTACTCATGTATGAGGTTTATCGAAAACGGCACCCGCTTGCGAGGTAG
- a CDS encoding NYN domain-containing protein — protein sequence MDILLVDGYNIIGAWPELRALKERDLPAARDRLVERMAEYQAFSGYRVIVVFDAYFVQGTEQKYKNHKVEVIFTKENETADERIERMAISLNNRRTQIHVATSDFTEQWAIFGQGALRKSARELLLEMSSIEKGIEKKVKKIQEKKPVSKIPISDEMAEIFEKWRRGQK from the coding sequence ATGGATATCCTCCTTGTCGACGGATATAACATTATTGGTGCCTGGCCGGAGCTAAGGGCATTAAAGGAGCGGGATTTACCTGCCGCAAGGGATCGGTTAGTGGAAAGAATGGCAGAATATCAAGCCTTTTCTGGTTACCGTGTCATTGTTGTATTTGATGCTTACTTTGTGCAAGGAACAGAGCAAAAATATAAAAATCATAAAGTTGAGGTCATCTTTACGAAAGAAAATGAAACAGCAGATGAGCGGATTGAAAGAATGGCTATTAGTCTAAACAATCGAAGGACACAAATCCATGTGGCTACATCCGATTTTACAGAGCAATGGGCCATTTTTGGACAAGGGGCCCTACGCAAATCCGCTCGTGAACTGCTTCTGGAAATGTCATCGATCGAAAAAGGAATTGAAAAGAAAGTAAAAAAGATCCAGGAGAAGAAACCCGTTTCCAAAATCCCGATTAGCGATGAAATGGCAGAAATTTTTGAAAAATGGCGCAGAGGGCAGAAATAG
- the sigH gene encoding RNA polymerase sporulation sigma factor SigH, with protein MSTDFGTRINEHFFVMEDEEIVDLVHQGDSEALDYLIHKYRNFVRAKARSYFLIGADKEDIVQEGMIGLYKAIRDFREDKLTSFKAFAELCITRQIITAIKTATRQKHIPLNSYVSLDKPIYDEESDRTLMDVLSGTKVLDPEELIINQEEFDHIEVKMTELLSDLERKVLALYLDGQSYQEISEELNRHVKSIDNALQRVKRKLERYLEIREFSF; from the coding sequence TTGAGTACAGACTTCGGGACTAGGATCAACGAACACTTTTTCGTAATGGAAGATGAAGAAATTGTCGATTTGGTGCACCAAGGTGATAGTGAAGCGCTTGATTATTTAATCCATAAGTATCGTAATTTTGTGCGTGCGAAAGCAAGATCCTATTTTTTAATTGGGGCAGATAAAGAGGATATCGTCCAGGAAGGGATGATTGGTCTTTACAAGGCGATCCGTGACTTCCGTGAGGACAAGCTTACCTCATTCAAGGCATTTGCTGAACTATGCATCACAAGGCAAATTATCACGGCAATTAAGACGGCAACACGGCAAAAGCATATTCCGCTGAATTCCTATGTATCCTTGGACAAGCCTATTTATGACGAGGAGTCTGACCGAACGTTGATGGATGTATTGTCGGGCACTAAAGTTCTGGATCCGGAAGAGCTAATTATCAATCAAGAGGAATTTGACCATATAGAAGTCAAGATGACTGAATTACTAAGTGATTTAGAACGGAAAGTATTGGCACTCTATTTAGATGGCCAATCCTATCAGGAGATTTCTGAAGAGCTTAATCGTCATGTGAAATCCATTGATAATGCCTTGCAACGAGTAAAAAGAAAGCTAGAACGCTACCTGGAAATTCGAGAATTCTCATTCTGA
- the rpmG gene encoding 50S ribosomal protein L33 translates to MSKKIILACVDCGSRNYSTVGKQEQTERLEIKKFCKTCATHTIHRETK, encoded by the coding sequence ATGAGCAAAAAAATTATCCTGGCCTGCGTTGATTGCGGCTCGCGAAATTATTCGACCGTAGGCAAGCAGGAGCAGACAGAGAGATTGGAAATAAAGAAATTCTGCAAAACTTGCGCAACCCACACCATCCACCGGGAAACAAAATAA
- the secE gene encoding preprotein translocase subunit SecE has translation MKRIKKFFSDIIREMRKVSWPKRGELTRSTVTVLSTVVFFGVFFAVLDLGISKLIRLILE, from the coding sequence ATGAAACGCATAAAGAAGTTCTTCAGTGATATTATCCGTGAAATGAGAAAGGTAAGTTGGCCAAAACGCGGTGAACTAACTCGCTCTACCGTTACTGTTTTATCAACAGTTGTTTTTTTTGGAGTGTTCTTTGCTGTTCTCGATTTAGGGATTTCAAAATTGATTCGCTTAATTCTTGAATAA
- the nusG gene encoding transcription termination/antitermination protein NusG: MEKNWYVVHTYSGYENKVKANLEKRVESMGMADKIFRVVVPEEEETEIKNGKKKVVKRKVFPGYVLVEIVMTDDSWYVVRNTPGVTGFVGSSGSGSKPTPLLPEEVTHLLKRMGVEEKRIDIDYEIGETVRVKEGPFANFTGSVEEMDKDKAKLKVLVNMFGRDTPVELEFTQIEKL; the protein is encoded by the coding sequence ATGGAAAAAAATTGGTATGTAGTCCATACGTACTCAGGTTATGAAAATAAAGTGAAGGCAAATTTAGAAAAACGGGTAGAATCAATGGGCATGGCGGATAAAATCTTCCGTGTGGTTGTACCAGAGGAAGAAGAAACTGAAATCAAAAATGGCAAGAAAAAGGTTGTAAAACGAAAAGTTTTCCCTGGTTATGTGTTAGTGGAAATTGTCATGACAGATGATTCCTGGTATGTCGTACGAAATACACCTGGTGTAACGGGATTCGTTGGCTCATCAGGTTCTGGTTCTAAGCCGACGCCGTTGCTTCCAGAAGAAGTGACTCATTTACTGAAGCGCATGGGCGTAGAAGAGAAGCGAATCGATATCGACTATGAAATTGGTGAAACAGTCCGCGTAAAAGAAGGTCCGTTTGCGAACTTTACTGGGTCTGTTGAAGAGATGGACAAGGATAAAGCTAAGCTTAAAGTTTTAGTCAATATGTTTGGCCGTGATACACCGGTAGAACTCGAATTTACACAAATTGAGAAACTTTAA
- the rplK gene encoding 50S ribosomal protein L11, with translation MAKKVIKVVKLQIPAGKANPAPPVGPALGQAGVNIMGFCKEFNARTADQAGLIIPVEITVFEDRSFTFITKTPPAAVLLKVAAGIQSGSGEPNRNKVATVKRDTVREIAEQKMPDLNAASVEAAMRMVEGTARSMGIVIED, from the coding sequence GTGGCTAAAAAAGTAATTAAAGTCGTTAAATTACAAATTCCTGCTGGTAAAGCAAACCCAGCGCCGCCAGTTGGTCCTGCATTAGGTCAAGCCGGTGTTAACATCATGGGATTCTGTAAAGAATTTAACGCTCGTACAGCAGATCAAGCTGGATTGATCATTCCTGTTGAAATCACGGTTTTTGAAGACCGTTCATTTACATTTATTACGAAAACTCCTCCTGCTGCCGTTTTATTGAAAGTAGCAGCTGGAATTCAGTCAGGTTCTGGTGAACCTAACCGTAATAAAGTAGCAACAGTAAAACGTGATACAGTACGCGAGATTGCGGAACAAAAAATGCCTGACCTAAACGCAGCAAGCGTTGAAGCAGCAATGCGCATGGTTGAAGGTACTGCACGCAGCATGGGTATTGTTATCGAAGACTAA
- the rplA gene encoding 50S ribosomal protein L1 — translation MAKKGKKYLEASKLVDRLKAYPIAEAIDLAKKTNYTKFDATLEVAFRLGVDPKKADQQIRGAVVLPNGTGKTQRVLVFAKGEKVKEAEAAGADYVGDSEYINKIQQGWFDFDVIVATPDMMGEVGKLGRVLGPKGLMPNPKTGTVTFDVTRAINEIKAGKVEYRVDKSGNIHVPIGKASFENEKLVENFNTIFETMVKVKPSAAKGTYMKNVTVASTMGPGVKVDPSSVTVK, via the coding sequence ATGGCTAAAAAAGGTAAAAAGTATTTAGAAGCTTCTAAGCTTGTAGATCGCTTAAAAGCATACCCAATTGCAGAAGCAATTGATCTTGCTAAGAAAACAAACTACACAAAATTTGATGCAACTCTTGAAGTAGCTTTCCGTTTAGGCGTTGACCCTAAGAAAGCTGACCAACAAATCCGTGGTGCAGTTGTACTTCCAAACGGAACTGGTAAAACTCAACGCGTTTTAGTATTCGCGAAGGGTGAGAAAGTGAAAGAAGCAGAAGCAGCTGGCGCTGATTATGTAGGAGATTCTGAATACATTAACAAAATCCAACAAGGTTGGTTTGACTTTGATGTAATCGTCGCAACTCCTGATATGATGGGTGAAGTTGGTAAACTTGGTCGTGTGTTAGGCCCTAAAGGCTTAATGCCAAACCCTAAAACAGGTACAGTTACATTTGATGTAACTCGTGCTATTAACGAAATCAAAGCAGGTAAAGTTGAATACCGTGTTGACAAGTCAGGTAACATCCACGTGCCAATCGGTAAAGCATCTTTCGAAAACGAAAAGCTTGTTGAAAACTTCAACACTATTTTTGAAACGATGGTAAAAGTGAAACCTTCAGCTGCAAAAGGTACCTACATGAAGAACGTTACTGTTGCTTCAACAATGGGACCTGGTGTGAAGGTAGATCCTTCATCTGTTACAGTTAAATAA
- the rplJ gene encoding 50S ribosomal protein L10: MSSAIEVKKQIVDEITGKLKNSVSTIVVDYRGLSVAEVTELRKQLREAGVEFKVYKNSMARRAAEAAELSGLNEALTGPNAIAFSTEDVVAPAKILNDFAKKHEALELKAGVIEGNVATVEEIKALADLPSREGLLSMLLSVLQAPIRNLALAAKAVADQKEEQGA, encoded by the coding sequence ATGAGCAGTGCAATCGAAGTAAAAAAACAGATCGTTGACGAAATCACTGGTAAGTTAAAGAATAGTGTATCAACTATTGTTGTTGATTACCGTGGCCTTTCAGTTGCTGAAGTAACTGAACTACGTAAACAACTTCGCGAAGCAGGCGTTGAATTTAAAGTTTATAAAAACTCAATGGCTCGCCGCGCCGCTGAAGCAGCTGAACTTTCTGGTTTAAACGAGGCTTTAACAGGTCCGAACGCCATTGCGTTCAGTACTGAAGATGTAGTAGCACCAGCTAAAATCTTAAATGACTTTGCGAAAAAACACGAAGCACTTGAACTTAAAGCAGGTGTAATCGAAGGAAATGTCGCAACAGTTGAAGAGATTAAAGCTCTTGCAGACCTACCATCACGCGAAGGCTTGCTTTCTATGCTACTCAGCGTACTACAAGCTCCAATTCGCAATCTTGCTCTTGCTGCAAAAGCAGTGGCAGATCAAAAAGAAGAACAAGGCGCATAG
- the rplL gene encoding 50S ribosomal protein L7/L12, with the protein MTKEQIIEAVKSMTVLELNDLVKAIEEEFGVTAAAPVAMVGGAGAAAVEEQTEFDVILASAGDQKIKVIKVVREITGLGLKEAKELVDNTPKAVKEGVSKEDAEAIKAKLDEVGANVEVK; encoded by the coding sequence ATGACTAAAGAACAAATCATTGAAGCAGTTAAATCTATGACTGTTTTAGAACTTAACGATCTTGTAAAAGCAATCGAAGAAGAATTCGGCGTAACTGCTGCTGCTCCTGTAGCAATGGTAGGCGGAGCTGGTGCTGCTGCTGTTGAAGAGCAAACTGAATTTGATGTAATCCTAGCTAGCGCTGGCGATCAAAAAATCAAAGTTATCAAAGTGGTTCGTGAAATCACTGGTCTTGGTCTTAAAGAAGCAAAAGAACTTGTTGACAATACTCCAAAAGCTGTTAAAGAAGGCGTTTCTAAAGAAGATGCTGAAGCAATCAAAGCTAAGCTTGATGAAGTTGGAGCTAACGTTGAAGTTAAGTAA
- a CDS encoding class I SAM-dependent methyltransferase: MTEHYYSRTQKVESNPVFWDYTLKNHLFRFKTDNGVFSKREVDFGSRLLIESFVMPDAEGFVLDVGCGYGPIGLSIAKDNPRCTVHMVDVNERAIQLASENASLNRIENVEIYESDRLLSVKGNNFAAIVTNPPIRAGKKTVHDIFEQSYEHLVPSGALWVVIQKKQGAPSTLEKLRSLFSEVETINKSKGYFIIKAIK; this comes from the coding sequence ATGACTGAACACTACTATTCTCGAACACAGAAGGTTGAAAGTAATCCGGTGTTTTGGGATTACACCTTAAAAAACCATCTATTTCGCTTTAAAACCGATAACGGTGTTTTTTCAAAAAGAGAAGTAGATTTTGGCTCACGTTTACTTATAGAGTCTTTTGTGATGCCGGATGCGGAAGGATTTGTGCTTGATGTAGGCTGCGGCTATGGCCCGATTGGTTTATCGATTGCAAAAGACAATCCAAGGTGTACGGTGCATATGGTTGATGTAAATGAACGAGCCATCCAATTAGCAAGTGAAAATGCATCGCTAAATCGAATTGAAAATGTTGAAATCTATGAAAGTGATCGGTTGTTATCTGTTAAAGGAAATAACTTCGCTGCCATAGTAACAAATCCACCGATTAGGGCAGGAAAAAAGACGGTTCATGATATTTTTGAACAAAGCTACGAACATCTTGTTCCATCAGGCGCTCTTTGGGTTGTTATTCAAAAAAAACAAGGCGCACCATCTACACTGGAAAAATTAAGATCACTATTCTCTGAAGTTGAGACTATTAACAAATCGAAGGGCTATTTTATTATAAAGGCAATAAAGTAG